A single window of Taeniopygia guttata chromosome 1, bTaeGut7.mat, whole genome shotgun sequence DNA harbors:
- the CEP97 gene encoding centrosomal protein of 97 kDa: MAAAGAEAKAGDEAAGAGLVVDCSGQGLQKLGPTLPCDADTQTLILDKNQIIKLEHLEKCRNLMQLSVANNRLVRMMGVAKLTKLRVLSLPHNSIGYVEGLKDLVHLEWLNLAGNNIKAIEQISSCLSLQHLDLSDNNIAQLGDLSKLTSLKTLLLHGNIITSLRTAPACLPQSLTIFSLAENEIRDLNEVSFLASLQQLEQLSIMANPCVIATPSVPGFDYRPYIVSWCLNLKVLDGHVISQKESLKAEWLYSQGKGRSFRPGQHVQLVQYLATVCPLTSAYGLRTEEDAKLEKILSKRRLHQRQLMHENQNEEPPTSSAPSKTVPVAHEHSGLAQQSQGVLEKEPVIQRNSWVGPSASSDHSYAVKNTSLHERSFSKELHLEDVQTDEDKLNRSLLSSESTFMPVASGLSPVSPASDLKLHGINPDLEDDDDTVIEGVRDNNSRETTNKQKALSVTGEHPNRAAGSVERQESIREILQVPAPDPVAAGLAAKAGNSSGASAGQALHSQPSTSSGAESGVKTLCPDQMAEGRSGSPAVQGAAPADQGAAELQRMTEAATKLQASWRGFYTRNHHPRAKEVRNEIRLHRMQEHIICLTAEIKKLRKEREEDKMQRLVQEEAIKFLWNQVKSLQQWQLSAMQNLGGAGVPSANILCTSKPPLQSSAVEQEAPAAVSSALLVPASEDELQERSLLQFPDSGFHTSATDQTRASDLCGSEKSSAEGTESSLSMETIKQWGNSVSAGCSEEDGPGECGQGKESSSNEQDNGLIEQYLKSVQQLEEADEDTVCNEEMEGSCLQISVSAESQDSSSDTISVELPQDTSVAGEICQTPPESFKLNSGIVEGKQTDCDSSFQMLHVGIAV, translated from the exons gcttGGTAGTCGACTGCTCAGGTCAAGGATTGCAAAAACTGGGTCCAACCTTGCCCTGTGATGCTGATACTCAGACTCTGATTCTGGACAAAAATCAGATAATTAAATTGGAACACTTGGAGAAATGCAGGAATCTGATGCAG CTCTCTGTAGCCAACAACCGTTTGGTGCGAATGATGGGTGTAGCAAAACTGACCAAGCTCCGAGTGCTCAGCTTGCCTCATAATAGTATTGGGTACGTGGAAGGGCTGAAGGATTTGGTGCACCTGGAATGGCTGAATTTAGCAGGAAATAACATTAAG gCCATCGAACAAATCAGTTCCTGCCTGTCTCTTCAGCATCTTGATCTGTCAGACAATAACATAGCTCAATTAGGCGACCTCTCCAAGCTTACCTCACTAAAG acTCTCTTGCTACATGGAAATATTATAACTTCACTACGCACTGCCCCTGCTTGCCTACCTCAGAGTTTGACTATTTTTTCTTTGGCAGAAAATGAAATCAGAGACTTAAATGAG GTTTCTTTCTTGGCCTCTCTTCAACAATTGGAACAGCTGTCAATTATGGCCAATCCTTGTGTGATAGCCACACCTTCTGTTCCTGGCTTTGACTACAGACCTTATATTGTCAGCTGGTGTCTGAACCTTAAAGTTCTTGATGGACATGTGATTTCTCAGAAGGAAAG TTTGAAAGCAGAATGGCTGTACAGTCAAGGGAAAGGAAGGTCATTTCGACCTGGGCAACATGTTCAGCTAGTTCAGTACTTGGCTACTGTTTGTCCTCTCACATCTGCGTATGGACTCCGGACTGAAGAGGATgccaaactggaaaaaatactgaGTAAGCGAAG ACTCCACCAGAGGCAGCTGATGCATGAAAACCAAAATGAGGAGCCACCTACATCTTCTGCTCCCAGCAAAACAGTGCCAGTTGCTCATGAACACAGTGGCCTGGCCCAGCAATCACAGGGGGTTCTTGAAAAGG AACCTGTCATCCAGAGGAATTCTTGGGTTGGACCAAGTGCAAGCAGTGATCATTCCTATGCAGTAAAGAACACTTCTCTTCATGAAAGAAGCTTTTCCAAGGAGCTACACCTCGAAGATGTACAGACAGATGAAGACAAACTAAACAGGAGCCTTTTATCCTCAGAGTCAACTTTCATGCCAGTTGCTTCAGGATTGTCTCCAGTGTCTCCTGCTTCAGACCTGAAGCTACATGGAATCAATCCGGACCTAGAAGATGATGATGATACAGTGATTGAAGGTGTGAGAGATAATAATAGTAGGGAAACAACTAACAAGCAAAAAGCTTTGTCTGTTACAGGAGAGCACCCtaacagagcagcaggaagtgTGGAAAGGCAAGAGAGTATCAGAGAGATCCTGCAGGTGCCTGCTCCTGATCCAGTAGCAGCTGGCCTGGCTGCAAAGGCTGGCAACTCTTCAGGGGCCTCTGCAGGCCAAGCTCTGCACAGTCAGCCCAGCACCTCGTCAGGTGCTGAATCCGGAGTAAAAACGCTTTGTCCTGACCAGATGGCAGAAGGAAGGTCTGGCTCACCGGCTGTGCAAGGTGCAGCACCAGCTGATCAAGgtgcagctgagctgcaaaGGATGACTGAAGCAGCTACCAAGCTTCAAGCTTCCTGGAGAGGCTTTTACACGAGGAACCACCATCCTCGAGCCAAGGAAGTGCGGAATGAAATTCGACTGCACAGGATGCAGGAGCACATCATTTGCTtaacagctgaaataaaaaa actgagaaaagaaagagaggaagataAAATGCAGAGGCTTGTACAGGAGGAAGCTATCAAATTTCTTTGGAACCAG GTTAAATCCCTTCAACAATGGCAGCTTTCAGCAATGCAGAATTTAGGTGGTGCTGGGGTCCCTTCAGCCAATATTTTATGTACATCCAAACCACCTCTTCAGTCATCCGCAGTGGAGCAAGAAGCCCCAGCAGCTGTTAGTTCTGCTTTGCTAGTTCCAGCCAGTGAGGATGAGCTTCAGGAGAGGTCCTTGCTGCAGTTCCCAGATTCTGGCTTTCACACTTCTGCGACTGATCAGACTCGTGCCAGTGACCTGTGTGGCTCTGAAAAGAGCTCAGCTGAAGGAACTGAGAGCTCCCTTTCAATGGAAACCATCAAACAATGGGGCAATTCTGTTTCAGCAGGTTGTTCAGAAGAGGATGGCCCTGGGGAGTGTGGGCAAGGTAAAGAGAGCTCTAGTAATGAGCAGGACAATGGACTGATAGAGCAgtatttaaaatctgttcagCAGCTGGAAGAGGCTGATGAAGACACAGTTTGCAATGAGGAAATGGAGGGCAGCTGTCTACAGATCTCTGTGTCAGCAGAAAGCCAAGATTCTTCCTCTGACACCATCTCTGTAGAGCTCCCTCAAGACACATCTGTCGCAGGTGAAATCTGTCAGACACCACCAGAAAGCTTCAAACTGAATTCAGGAATAGTAGAAGGGAAGCAAACAGACTGTGATTCTTCATTTCAGATGCTACATGTTGGGATAGCTGTATAA